One genomic region from Pelorhabdus rhamnosifermentans encodes:
- the rbsB gene encoding ribose ABC transporter substrate-binding protein RbsB codes for MNHFLQKNKFVVMFVMALFSLSILVAGCGGTTDQKVADNKKVVIGLSISTLNNPFFVDLRDGAQEAAKAQGAELMVEDAQNDAGKQLANIENMIQQKVSLIIVNPVDSKAIVPAIEAANKAGIKVITVDRGADGGQVVAAIASDNVAGGNMAAKYMLEKLGNKGKIVELEGIPGTSAANDRGKGFHEGLKGAADVTVVAKQPADFDRAKGLKVMENILQANPDIQAVFAHNDEMALGALEAIKAANKTGIFVIGFDATADAVKAVKDGSLLATVAQKPKDMGKVAVETALKVLKGETVPASIPVGLDLIK; via the coding sequence ATGAATCATTTTTTGCAAAAAAACAAGTTTGTTGTGATGTTCGTTATGGCACTCTTTAGCTTGAGCATTCTTGTGGCTGGCTGTGGTGGTACGACGGATCAAAAAGTCGCCGATAATAAAAAGGTCGTCATTGGATTGAGTATTTCTACGCTGAATAATCCGTTCTTCGTTGACTTGCGCGATGGTGCTCAGGAAGCAGCTAAGGCTCAAGGGGCAGAACTAATGGTGGAAGATGCCCAAAATGATGCGGGTAAGCAGTTGGCGAATATTGAAAACATGATTCAACAAAAAGTTAGCTTGATTATTGTGAATCCCGTCGATTCTAAGGCGATTGTACCGGCTATTGAGGCAGCAAACAAAGCCGGGATTAAGGTTATTACGGTAGACCGTGGCGCTGATGGCGGCCAAGTCGTTGCAGCCATTGCGTCAGATAATGTGGCTGGTGGAAATATGGCTGCCAAATACATGTTGGAAAAATTGGGCAACAAAGGCAAGATTGTTGAATTGGAAGGTATTCCTGGTACAAGTGCTGCCAATGATCGTGGAAAAGGTTTTCATGAAGGGCTGAAAGGTGCTGCCGATGTGACGGTTGTTGCTAAACAGCCAGCCGATTTTGACCGTGCCAAAGGGTTAAAGGTTATGGAAAATATTCTCCAAGCCAATCCTGACATCCAGGCTGTTTTTGCTCATAATGATGAAATGGCTTTAGGCGCTTTAGAAGCCATCAAAGCCGCTAATAAAACGGGTATTTTTGTCATCGGATTTGATGCTACAGCCGATGCTGTAAAAGCGGTAAAAGACGGTTCTTTACTTGCGACAGTGGCTCAAAAACCGAAAGATATGGGGAAAGTCGCTGTAGAAACGGCATTGAAGGTGCTAAAAGGTGAAACCGTTCCAGCATCTATTCCAGTGGGGTTAGATTTAATTAAATAA
- a CDS encoding ABC transporter permease subunit, with translation MKFDYHSIIRKMGPLLGLLLLGIILTLLSDRFLSVNNLLNVARQVSINAIISVGMTLVILTGGIDLSVGSILALSGSITAGLMAGGTTLVVALIAGIAIGSLLGIVNGLLVTKGKIQPFIATMGMMTIARGVTLVYTEGRPVTGMEGAFRFLGGGYVVGIPFPVILMAIIFAVAYFVLKKTCFGRYIYAIGGNEEAARLSGIRTDRVIVAVYTLAGFFAGLGGIIMASRLNSAQPTAGMGFELDAIAAVVLGGTSLSGGIGTIGGTLIGALIIGVLDNGLNLLNVSSFYQQVAKGLVILIAVLLDRKRNKGGKC, from the coding sequence ATGAAATTTGATTATCACAGTATTATTCGAAAAATGGGTCCCCTATTGGGGCTATTACTCCTGGGCATTATCCTGACACTTTTGTCAGACCGGTTTTTATCTGTTAACAATCTATTGAATGTGGCCAGACAGGTTTCGATTAATGCTATTATCAGTGTAGGAATGACGCTTGTTATTTTAACAGGTGGCATCGACTTATCTGTTGGTTCTATTTTGGCTTTATCAGGCAGTATTACGGCAGGTCTTATGGCGGGGGGCACAACCCTGGTTGTTGCACTGATTGCTGGTATAGCTATTGGTTCGCTGCTTGGAATTGTCAATGGATTGCTTGTGACAAAAGGCAAAATTCAGCCGTTTATTGCGACTATGGGTATGATGACTATTGCCAGAGGAGTTACTTTAGTTTACACGGAGGGTCGTCCTGTTACAGGTATGGAAGGCGCTTTTCGCTTTTTAGGCGGCGGCTATGTGGTTGGTATTCCTTTTCCTGTGATCTTAATGGCAATTATTTTTGCTGTTGCTTATTTTGTTTTGAAGAAGACCTGTTTTGGACGGTATATTTATGCGATTGGCGGCAATGAAGAAGCCGCACGCCTGTCAGGCATCCGCACAGATCGGGTTATTGTTGCAGTTTATACCTTAGCTGGTTTTTTTGCCGGTTTAGGCGGTATTATTATGGCCTCGCGGTTAAATTCCGCTCAGCCCACAGCAGGTATGGGTTTTGAACTGGATGCCATTGCAGCTGTTGTGCTTGGCGGTACCAGCCTCTCCGGTGGTATTGGCACGATTGGTGGAACTCTGATTGGTGCATTGATTATTGGTGTCCTTGATAATGGTTTGAATTTACTGAATGTGTCTTCTTTTTATCAGCAAGTAGCCAAAGGTTTGGTTATTTTGATTGCTGTATTGTTAGACCGAAAACGCAATAAAGGGGGGAAATGCTGA
- a CDS encoding sugar ABC transporter ATP-binding protein, giving the protein MTNEAALLTMKGITKTFPGVKALDKFDFVLKAGEVHALLGENGAGKSTLMKVLSGVYQADEGEILLNGMQVKLTSPRSALDLGIGIIHQELNLIPGLTVMENIYLGREPKKFGVVDFDRMRQKTKQVLDELGTTMAPETLVADLSIGEQQLVEIAKALSYASRILIMDEPTTALTETETSGLFATIERLTEKGLAIVYISHRMGEIFRICHRVTVMRDGKYVGTVVTAGTTFEELIRMMVGRELSSLFPKESVVIGEEVLKVENLSSAAGLQDVSFSLCKGEILGVAGLMGSGRSELARALFGADPMTSGTIALNGQRCNISGPQDAIDAGIGLITEDRKQQGLVLEMSVGQNMSLASLRTWSPFGVIHEKEEKSAIAAYIKQLNIRTPSAEKLVNELSGGNQQKVVIAKWLATQPKVLIMDEPTRGVDVGAKAEIYQIMNMLVTQGVGILMISSELPEVLGMSDRVLVMQGGKLAAILPIEQATQESIMAYAAGGEGGDSR; this is encoded by the coding sequence ATGACAAATGAAGCGGCCTTGCTGACCATGAAGGGCATTACCAAGACATTTCCTGGTGTAAAAGCATTGGATAAATTTGATTTTGTATTGAAGGCCGGTGAAGTTCATGCATTGCTAGGGGAAAATGGTGCAGGAAAATCAACTCTCATGAAGGTTCTTAGTGGTGTTTATCAAGCCGATGAAGGGGAAATTCTGCTGAACGGGATGCAAGTAAAGTTGACAAGTCCCCGGTCTGCTCTTGATTTAGGCATTGGCATTATTCATCAGGAATTAAATCTTATTCCCGGACTTACGGTGATGGAAAATATTTATTTAGGCCGAGAACCCAAAAAATTTGGTGTTGTTGACTTTGACCGTATGCGTCAGAAGACGAAGCAGGTTTTGGATGAACTAGGCACGACCATGGCTCCTGAAACACTTGTCGCTGATCTCAGCATTGGTGAACAGCAACTCGTGGAAATTGCTAAAGCTTTGTCTTATGCCAGCCGCATCCTTATTATGGATGAACCGACAACAGCTTTGACAGAAACGGAGACATCCGGTCTGTTTGCGACCATTGAAAGACTGACCGAAAAAGGATTGGCCATTGTTTATATTTCTCATCGTATGGGTGAAATTTTTCGTATTTGCCATCGTGTGACAGTCATGCGTGATGGCAAATACGTTGGGACAGTGGTGACAGCTGGAACGACTTTTGAGGAGCTTATTCGCATGATGGTTGGCAGGGAACTTTCTTCTTTGTTTCCCAAAGAATCTGTTGTGATTGGTGAAGAGGTATTGAAAGTAGAAAATTTGTCTTCGGCTGCAGGTCTTCAGGATGTTAGCTTTTCTTTATGCAAGGGTGAAATTTTAGGTGTTGCGGGTTTAATGGGGTCCGGGCGAAGTGAGCTTGCTAGGGCTTTATTTGGCGCAGATCCTATGACGAGTGGAACCATTGCACTCAATGGCCAGCGTTGCAACATTAGCGGGCCTCAGGATGCCATTGATGCAGGCATAGGTCTTATTACCGAGGATCGCAAGCAACAAGGATTGGTTCTGGAAATGTCTGTGGGCCAGAACATGTCCTTGGCTTCGCTGAGGACATGGAGTCCATTCGGGGTGATTCATGAGAAAGAAGAAAAGTCTGCCATTGCTGCTTATATCAAGCAACTCAACATTCGCACACCAAGTGCTGAAAAGTTGGTCAATGAATTGAGTGGCGGCAATCAACAAAAAGTAGTGATTGCTAAATGGCTGGCGACTCAGCCGAAAGTATTGATCATGGATGAGCCGACACGCGGTGTTGATGTGGGAGCCAAAGCGGAAATTTATCAAATAATGAATATGCTTGTGACCCAGGGAGTAGGGATTCTTATGATATCGTCTGAACTACCGGAAGTATTGGGGATGAGTGATCGCGTCCTTGTCATGCAGGGTGGGAAGCTTGCGGCTATCTTGCCGATTGAGCAAGCTACGCAAGAATCAATTATGGCCTATGCCGCTGGCGGCGAAGGGGGGGATTCTAGATGA
- the rbsD gene encoding D-ribose pyranase has protein sequence MNKRGVLNPYISSVIAGMGHGDMLVIGDAGLPVPEGVSCIDVSVIAGIPRFTQVLTAVLGDLAVEKAYIASEMAGQNPAVYEETVKQLDSIAIQAMSHEELKVLSDKACVVIRTGECTPFANVILVAGVTF, from the coding sequence ATGAATAAACGGGGTGTATTAAATCCTTATATCAGTTCAGTTATTGCGGGAATGGGTCATGGCGATATGCTTGTGATTGGCGACGCCGGTCTACCTGTTCCAGAGGGGGTTTCTTGTATTGATGTATCTGTCATAGCGGGGATTCCACGTTTTACGCAGGTACTTACCGCTGTATTGGGGGATCTTGCTGTTGAAAAGGCTTATATTGCCTCGGAAATGGCGGGACAAAATCCTGCTGTTTATGAAGAGACAGTTAAGCAGCTAGATTCGATTGCCATACAGGCCATGAGTCATGAAGAACTGAAGGTCCTGTCAGATAAAGCGTGTGTTGTGATTCGCACAGGTGAATGCACGCCTTTTGCCAACGTAATTCTTGTGGCTGGTGTCACTTTTTAG
- the rbsK gene encoding ribokinase gives MGFAIVVVGSLNMDLVAQVEKLPETGQTVPGSSFATYPGGKGANQAVAAAKLGGQVIMAGCVGQDAFGKELMDSLADSRVNTQHVRKTDQVTGTALITVAEDGKNTIVVVPGANAITCSRDVDAALQAVRDPGILLLQHEISSETVAYAIKTAKAAGWRVMVNPAPARLITDTLYPLIDFLTPNETEAAMLSGVAITSREQAKQAAKVLLAKGVQNVIITLGEQGALWATKEKQGFVEPVFVQAVDTTAAGDAFSGALAAGLSEEKTLSQALEFASYAAAIAVTRPGAQPALATTSEVEQLMEKRGIKR, from the coding sequence ATGGGCTTTGCCATTGTTGTTGTAGGTAGCTTAAATATGGATTTAGTTGCTCAAGTCGAAAAATTGCCTGAAACGGGTCAAACGGTGCCTGGTAGTTCTTTTGCTACCTATCCGGGCGGCAAAGGAGCTAATCAAGCTGTAGCTGCGGCTAAATTAGGCGGTCAAGTGATTATGGCAGGTTGTGTTGGTCAGGATGCTTTTGGCAAGGAGCTTATGGATAGTTTAGCGGATAGCCGTGTAAATACGCAGCATGTTCGTAAAACTGATCAAGTGACAGGCACGGCGCTCATTACGGTGGCAGAGGATGGTAAGAATACGATTGTTGTTGTGCCTGGTGCTAATGCGATTACATGTAGTCGTGATGTTGATGCTGCTCTTCAAGCAGTGAGAGATCCAGGAATTTTACTTTTACAGCATGAAATTTCCTCAGAAACAGTGGCTTATGCGATCAAAACAGCCAAAGCCGCAGGCTGGCGTGTCATGGTCAATCCTGCGCCAGCCCGACTGATTACTGATACGTTATATCCGCTTATCGATTTTTTAACACCCAATGAAACGGAAGCGGCTATGTTAAGCGGTGTAGCCATTACATCGCGGGAACAAGCAAAGCAGGCAGCGAAAGTGCTTTTGGCTAAAGGTGTTCAAAACGTGATTATTACCTTGGGAGAACAAGGCGCTTTATGGGCAACAAAGGAGAAGCAAGGTTTTGTTGAGCCTGTGTTTGTGCAGGCAGTCGATACAACGGCAGCGGGCGATGCTTTTAGCGGGGCTTTGGCAGCGGGATTATCTGAGGAAAAGACGCTTAGTCAAGCGCTTGAGTTCGCTTCTTATGCTGCGGCTATTGCTGTTACTCGGCCTGGTGCGCAACCCGCTCTGGCAACAACGTCGGAAGTTGAGCAATTGATGGAGAAAAGAGGAATCAAGCGATGA
- a CDS encoding LacI family DNA-binding transcriptional regulator: MTGQEKNDPITLHDVAEAAGVSIATVSRVINGKRVSLQKQQQVLGAIKRLDYRLNVVARSLKIRQSQCVGLIIPDIENPFFPALVRGVEDVCREAGYAVFLCNTDGLLADEARYLDFMASRQVDGLLFAAGQYQSDAMDLLQQIGLPLVLIDRQVSATLPLPRVGTDNFSGAYEAVKHLFAVGCQRVGMIGGPDHLSTSCEREAGFRSACCEQGRENSAELITKGDFSFESGYEGAKSLLAQHVDGIFAANDMMAIGCLEYAAVQGISVPHELAIIGFDDIRLAAWVKPSLSTIRQPVYEIGRMACENLLALLRGEKIEPVHLFVPELIARQSTRRGE, from the coding sequence ATGACGGGACAGGAAAAAAATGATCCGATAACCCTTCATGACGTAGCGGAAGCAGCGGGGGTATCGATTGCGACTGTATCGCGAGTAATCAATGGTAAGCGTGTTTCGCTTCAGAAACAGCAGCAGGTTTTAGGGGCCATTAAAAGGCTTGATTATCGCCTCAATGTTGTGGCTCGATCGCTTAAAATACGTCAGTCGCAGTGTGTGGGTTTAATTATTCCTGATATTGAAAATCCCTTTTTTCCTGCTCTCGTGCGTGGAGTGGAAGACGTTTGTCGTGAAGCAGGTTATGCTGTTTTTCTGTGTAATACCGATGGCTTATTGGCAGATGAAGCACGTTATTTGGATTTTATGGCTAGCAGACAAGTGGACGGATTGCTATTTGCTGCCGGACAGTATCAATCGGATGCAATGGATTTGTTACAACAAATCGGGTTGCCTCTTGTGTTGATTGACAGGCAAGTCAGTGCGACTTTACCCTTGCCACGTGTGGGAACAGATAATTTCTCCGGAGCTTATGAAGCTGTGAAGCATTTGTTTGCTGTGGGATGTCAGAGGGTCGGCATGATTGGTGGCCCCGATCATTTGTCGACAAGTTGTGAACGTGAGGCAGGATTTCGTTCTGCTTGCTGTGAGCAAGGGAGAGAGAATAGCGCTGAATTGATCACGAAGGGCGACTTTTCATTTGAAAGTGGGTATGAAGGTGCTAAGAGCTTACTAGCTCAACATGTGGATGGCATTTTTGCAGCCAATGATATGATGGCAATTGGTTGTCTGGAATATGCTGCTGTGCAAGGTATTTCTGTTCCTCATGAATTGGCTATTATTGGTTTTGATGATATTCGTCTAGCAGCCTGGGTTAAACCTTCTTTGTCAACGATTCGGCAGCCTGTATATGAAATTGGACGCATGGCTTGTGAGAATTTGCTCGCCTTGCTTCGTGGTGAAAAAATTGAGCCTGTACATTTGTTTGTGCCTGAGCTTATTGCCAGGCAGTCTACGCGGAGAGGTGAATAG